One Rubidibacter lacunae KORDI 51-2 genomic region harbors:
- a CDS encoding phycobiliprotein lyase, which translates to MDVSQLQHFFDCCLGNWDIERTYHFLSRKEVERSHTKFSVRALTETLKDKVLADNAYSLAPERAELATGFQLAFHTISDKGEEVSQSLNALFVPQTEEAEGVMSGDYLRDRAYEEDRPLVSHFQFDPRSSELLMTTPYTQVVAVDSIVLLNPELRLRKILTYRRPRDGQPLSEVVLIGFGVEQKVGTAVE; encoded by the coding sequence ATGGATGTCTCGCAACTTCAGCATTTCTTTGATTGTTGTCTGGGTAATTGGGATATCGAGCGGACATATCATTTCCTGTCGCGTAAGGAAGTCGAGCGATCGCATACAAAGTTTAGCGTGCGCGCGCTGACGGAGACGCTTAAAGATAAGGTGCTGGCAGATAACGCATACTCACTTGCACCGGAGCGGGCGGAGCTGGCAACGGGATTTCAACTGGCGTTCCATACGATATCCGACAAGGGCGAGGAAGTGTCGCAATCGTTAAACGCCCTGTTCGTACCGCAGACCGAGGAAGCCGAGGGGGTGATGTCGGGCGACTACCTGCGCGATCGCGCCTACGAAGAGGACCGCCCGCTCGTATCGCACTTTCAATTCGATCCGCGCTCGTCAGAGTTGTTGATGACGACTCCTTACACGCAGGTCGTGGCAGTGGATTCGATCGTGTTGCTTAACCCAGAGTTGCGATTGCGCAAGATTCTGACGTACCGGCGCCCGCGTGACGGTCAGCCCCTCAGTGAGGTGGTGTTGATCGGCTTCGGAGTCGAACAGAAGGTGGGTACGGCAGTGGAGTAA
- a CDS encoding chromophore lyase CpcT/CpeT — protein MSDPIQLAQWMAGDFSNYKQSYEYPTLFAHIRIFFRPLPFEFFNTIGFYSEQVYDYDLWSPYRQGVHRLIPRGNEVYIENYALDDPMLYAGAARDLEILSTISPNCLKRRYNCSMVFRRRGGESFVGSVEPGNNCIVPRNGRKTYLVSEVEVTERTWTSRDRGFDLDTHEQVWGSAAGALEFEKRDSFASEVPIVF, from the coding sequence ATGTCCGATCCGATCCAGCTGGCTCAATGGATGGCGGGCGACTTCAGCAACTACAAGCAATCATACGAATATCCCACACTATTCGCGCATATTCGAATTTTCTTTCGACCGCTGCCTTTCGAGTTCTTCAATACTATAGGTTTCTACTCCGAACAAGTATACGATTACGACCTCTGGAGCCCCTACCGGCAAGGCGTACATCGCCTTATTCCCCGGGGCAATGAAGTTTACATCGAAAACTACGCATTGGACGATCCGATGCTGTACGCGGGTGCCGCTCGCGACCTCGAGATTCTATCTACAATCTCACCAAATTGCCTGAAACGGCGTTACAACTGCTCGATGGTATTTCGGCGGAGAGGGGGGGAGAGTTTCGTCGGTTCGGTAGAGCCAGGAAATAATTGTATCGTTCCTAGAAATGGTCGAAAGACTTACCTGGTGAGCGAGGTAGAAGTTACAGAACGTACTTGGACCAGTCGCGATCGAGGCTTCGATCTCGACACACACGAGCAAGTTTGGGGATCTGCCGCTGGCGCGCTCGAATTCGAGAAGCGCGACAGCTTCGCAAGCGAAGTACCGATCGTGTTTTAA
- a CDS encoding phycobiliprotein lyase, giving the protein MQIAEFVEQSLGRWRSQRSGHNLAFQHFEEVRSTIDISARSNDDAEVLKLCQLHDVEPDSIASPFHMEWEGESDWDEDESPRGNCLLVPIPNSHDPSRGLLLRSQGYAETIPSVGRYVFTEEGMFVLATEYDRAAAEERIWFATENLRFRVSTIKTSNGTGILTASFASEVRSLSG; this is encoded by the coding sequence ATGCAAATCGCAGAATTCGTCGAGCAGTCACTGGGTCGCTGGCGATCGCAACGTAGCGGTCACAACTTAGCTTTTCAACACTTCGAGGAAGTTCGTTCGACGATTGACATTTCAGCTCGTTCGAATGACGACGCGGAGGTTCTAAAGTTGTGTCAGTTGCACGATGTTGAGCCGGACAGTATTGCTAGCCCCTTCCACATGGAATGGGAAGGCGAATCCGATTGGGACGAGGATGAAAGCCCTCGCGGCAATTGTCTCCTCGTTCCCATTCCCAACTCGCACGATCCAAGTAGAGGGCTGTTGTTGCGATCGCAGGGATATGCAGAGACGATCCCATCTGTAGGGAGATATGTCTTTACCGAGGAGGGCATGTTTGTTCTGGCAACCGAGTACGATCGCGCTGCGGCGGAAGAACGTATTTGGTTTGCAACGGAAAACCTGCGTTTCCGCGTATCCACCATTAAGACTAGTAATGGCACAGGTATTTTGACGGCATCATTTGCCTCGGAAGTACGTTCGCTATCGGGCTAA
- a CDS encoding phycobilisome rod-core linker polypeptide, translated as MSLWAIDNEPLELRDGFTESDLQEVIRGVYRQVLGNQHLMESDRFTSEESLLRNGDINVRQFVGAIANSDLYRRLFFESTSQYRFIELNFKHLLGRAPQDQAEISEHVSTYNELGYEAEISSYIYSDEYSSSFGDNTVPYVRTTQTRSGIKNVGFNRTFAIARGNSFGDSSLKQSKLVIDLGANLATQIVAPVGTASSYASTGKRFRVRVAKAGAGSLFRKSNVEYEVSYTQLTRQVQNIHRRGGRILSIEEAR; from the coding sequence ATGTCTCTCTGGGCGATTGACAACGAGCCGCTAGAACTGCGGGATGGCTTTACGGAAAGCGACTTGCAAGAAGTGATTCGGGGTGTATACCGGCAAGTTCTTGGCAATCAGCACTTGATGGAATCCGATCGGTTTACAAGCGAAGAGTCGTTGCTGCGGAATGGCGACATTAACGTACGCCAGTTTGTCGGTGCAATCGCCAACTCCGATCTGTACCGACGTTTGTTCTTTGAGTCGACGTCACAGTATCGGTTCATCGAACTGAACTTTAAACATCTGCTCGGTCGTGCTCCCCAAGATCAAGCCGAGATCTCCGAGCACGTTAGCACGTACAACGAGCTCGGTTACGAGGCAGAAATTTCGTCCTATATTTATAGCGACGAATACTCCAGCAGCTTTGGCGATAACACCGTACCGTACGTCCGCACTACCCAGACTCGCTCTGGTATCAAGAACGTCGGTTTCAATCGTACGTTCGCGATCGCTCGCGGCAACTCCTTCGGCGACAGCAGCCTCAAACAATCCAAGCTCGTTATCGACCTCGGTGCCAACCTGGCAACTCAGATTGTAGCTCCGGTCGGAACTGCTAGCTCCTATGCCAGTACGGGCAAACGCTTCCGCGTTCGGGTTGCTAAAGCAGGAGCGGGTTCGCTCTTCCGCAAGAGCAATGTTGAGTACGAGGTCTCTTACACCCAGCTCACCCGCCAAGTTCAAAATATTCATCGCCGCGGCGGTCGTATTTTGAGCATCGAGGAAGCCCGATAA
- a CDS encoding phycobilisome rod-core linker polypeptide: protein MISTAPAVKFGIDAFAGPPVEFRSPEDGALVIRAVYRQVLGNAHVMDSERLASAESMLCDGSISVRGFVQCVANSELYRERFFNTASPYRFVELNFKHLLGRAPLDQAEISEHIRLYNEQGYEAEIASYIFSDEYQDAFGENVVPYYKGIRSQVGQKQVGYNRMFALFRGPAESSTPIKDAKLYSVATNSTNSIVPPRSGERSSGAADATGKRFKIVVAGQTAGGRRRLANTTYIVAGDNMTSQIQRINRTSGRIVSIEEIN from the coding sequence ATGATTTCTACTGCACCGGCCGTTAAATTCGGTATTGATGCTTTTGCAGGGCCGCCCGTTGAGTTTCGCTCTCCTGAAGACGGCGCGCTGGTAATTCGTGCGGTCTACCGTCAAGTTCTGGGCAACGCTCATGTTATGGACAGCGAGCGTCTCGCCAGCGCCGAGTCGATGCTGTGCGACGGCAGTATTTCCGTGCGAGGCTTCGTTCAGTGCGTGGCCAATTCGGAACTGTACCGCGAACGGTTCTTCAACACGGCATCTCCTTACCGGTTCGTCGAGCTGAACTTCAAGCATTTGCTCGGCCGTGCTCCCTTAGATCAAGCCGAGATCTCAGAGCATATCCGCCTCTACAACGAACAGGGCTACGAGGCCGAGATAGCGTCTTACATTTTCAGCGATGAGTACCAAGATGCCTTCGGCGAAAACGTAGTTCCTTATTACAAGGGCATCCGCAGCCAAGTCGGTCAGAAGCAAGTTGGCTATAACCGGATGTTCGCATTGTTCCGAGGGCCGGCAGAGAGCAGCACGCCTATCAAAGATGCCAAGCTGTATTCGGTTGCCACCAACAGCACGAACAGTATCGTCCCCCCTCGTTCTGGCGAACGCAGCAGTGGTGCGGCTGATGCAACCGGCAAGCGCTTCAAGATTGTTGTTGCAGGACAAACGGCTGGCGGCCGACGCCGTTTAGCCAACACCACCTATATCGTGGCAGGTGACAACATGACTTCGCAGATCCAACGGATCAATCGTACGTCCGGTCGGATAGTCAGCATTGAAGAGATCAATTAA
- a CDS encoding phycobilisome linker polypeptide, protein MTFGPASRLGVARFEETPPVELLPGRSEEDVEAVIAAVYRQVLGNAYVMESERVVVSESQLKLGAISVREFVRQVAKSDLYKSRFFDSCPRYRYTELAYKHLLGRAPDGFEEMKYHSTVLDQQGFEADIDSYIDSDEYQEKFGEFTVPFYTGYKTQTGKKMVGFTHLFKMLRGASSSDLKGSLAGKSPVLNASAIQGTPLAVIAPSSASNGWSFQKPTSSPSVPLKVGDQMYRIEITGYRSKAVNRISKFRRSNRVKLVPFDKLSEEYQRIHRDGGVIASITPV, encoded by the coding sequence ATGACTTTTGGACCTGCATCTCGTTTGGGAGTAGCCCGATTTGAGGAAACTCCCCCCGTAGAGCTGCTGCCCGGCCGCTCCGAAGAAGACGTCGAAGCCGTCATTGCTGCGGTGTACCGACAGGTTCTGGGGAACGCCTACGTTATGGAAAGCGAGCGCGTCGTTGTTTCCGAGTCGCAGCTCAAGCTCGGAGCGATTAGCGTCCGCGAGTTCGTGCGCCAGGTCGCCAAGTCCGACTTGTACAAGTCACGCTTCTTTGATAGCTGCCCTCGATACCGTTATACCGAGCTTGCTTACAAGCACCTTCTAGGCCGGGCTCCGGATGGCTTCGAGGAAATGAAGTACCACAGTACTGTCTTGGACCAGCAAGGCTTTGAAGCCGACATCGATTCCTACATCGACAGCGACGAATACCAAGAAAAATTCGGCGAGTTCACCGTCCCGTTCTACACCGGCTACAAAACCCAGACCGGTAAGAAGATGGTCGGCTTCACGCATCTGTTCAAGATGCTGCGGGGTGCCTCGAGTAGCGATTTAAAAGGCAGCTTGGCAGGCAAGTCACCGGTCCTCAATGCATCTGCTATTCAAGGGACCCCCTTGGCCGTTATTGCACCGTCAAGCGCTTCAAATGGTTGGTCCTTCCAAAAGCCCACAAGCTCGCCGAGCGTCCCTCTGAAAGTTGGCGATCAAATGTACCGCATCGAGATTACGGGCTACCGTTCCAAGGCGGTCAATCGAATTTCCAAGTTTCGCCGCAGCAACCGCGTGAAGTTGGTTCCCTTCGATAAACTCTCCGAGGAGTATCAGCGGATCCATCGCGATGGTGGTGTCATTGCCAGCATCACACCGGTTTAA
- a CDS encoding pentapeptide repeat-containing protein, protein MSDLATPLPKKLLDALKSGRATLEKDALASNSNRADLYQADLNGVQLQKSDFSRALFTNARLQGTDLSGSNLSGADLRGADLRKANLSHANLQGAYLTRSDLRGADFTNANLDDAKFQTALYDELTRWPEGFAYKTSGAIGPGAQLSGAYLHTVHLRGINLEGAKLIGAYLSGADLTGANLRNVSFSGADLRKAVLTGACLRNARLNSTQLDRADFRATDLTDAQFEHVQSLAGADFYRAHGLSLTARLTLLNRSADELDVWNGKTRRTTRTSLEADAGSTL, encoded by the coding sequence GTGTCCGATCTTGCAACTCCGCTTCCCAAAAAGTTGCTCGACGCACTGAAATCGGGACGCGCGACTCTTGAAAAAGATGCTTTAGCATCCAATTCAAACCGCGCTGATTTATATCAAGCCGATCTCAACGGCGTCCAGCTTCAAAAGTCCGACTTTTCGCGCGCTCTATTCACAAATGCAAGGTTGCAGGGTACTGACTTGAGCGGAAGCAACCTCAGCGGTGCCGATCTGCGGGGTGCGGATCTGAGAAAAGCTAATCTGAGCCATGCCAACCTACAAGGTGCATACCTGACGCGATCGGATCTACGCGGGGCAGACTTTACTAACGCCAATCTCGATGATGCGAAGTTCCAGACAGCACTTTATGACGAGCTGACGCGCTGGCCGGAGGGCTTTGCTTACAAGACCAGCGGGGCGATCGGTCCGGGCGCTCAATTAAGTGGAGCTTATCTGCACACGGTACATCTCAGAGGGATAAACCTAGAAGGAGCCAAACTTATTGGTGCTTATCTGAGCGGGGCGGACCTGACGGGAGCCAACCTACGCAATGTTTCGTTTAGTGGAGCGGATTTGCGCAAAGCGGTCTTGACCGGGGCCTGTTTGCGTAACGCTCGCCTTAACAGTACGCAGCTCGATCGCGCTGATTTTCGCGCAACCGATCTGACTGACGCGCAATTCGAGCACGTTCAAAGCCTTGCCGGCGCAGACTTCTATCGAGCGCATGGTCTCAGCCTAACCGCGCGCTTAACCCTGCTTAACCGATCGGCGGACGAACTTGACGTCTGGAACGGCAAAACGCGGCGAACGACTCGCACCAGCCTTGAAGCTGACGCTGGCTCGACTCTGTGA
- a CDS encoding phycobiliprotein lyase, translated as MMNFFRKSQGTWYTQRSVHHFDCSDDESGESNLIVRVVDADDPSVSKICHQQDVNPAVAVGGASFSWRANLMDWSDDESNAAILVDIPNESDPQRGKLIRDRGYVESIPVVSHYWFAEDGVVTIDTDYDCNRGQERCWFITDDFRVRVSTVRTAGGVNLMTYCSEFRCTSEDELMQAIERNRQRAGGK; from the coding sequence ATGATGAACTTTTTTCGTAAGAGCCAGGGTACCTGGTATACCCAACGCTCAGTCCATCATTTTGACTGCAGTGATGACGAGTCAGGCGAGTCCAACTTGATCGTCCGCGTTGTTGACGCCGACGATCCAAGCGTCAGCAAGATCTGCCACCAGCAAGACGTGAATCCGGCCGTTGCGGTTGGGGGTGCTAGTTTCAGCTGGCGAGCAAATCTCATGGATTGGTCTGACGATGAAAGTAATGCCGCGATCTTGGTTGACATTCCCAATGAATCCGATCCACAGCGCGGCAAGCTTATTCGCGATCGGGGCTATGTCGAAAGCATTCCAGTCGTGAGTCATTATTGGTTTGCCGAAGACGGCGTGGTAACAATCGATACGGACTACGATTGCAACCGCGGTCAAGAACGCTGCTGGTTTATTACCGACGATTTCCGGGTTCGCGTTAGCACGGTACGCACGGCTGGAGGCGTAAACCTGATGACGTACTGCTCTGAGTTTCGGTGTACTAGTGAAGACGAGTTAATGCAAGCGATCGAGCGCAACCGCCAACGTGCTGGTGGCAAGTGA
- a CDS encoding 15,16-dihydrobiliverdin:ferredoxin oxidoreductase — MYKPFQKYLEDSLFGRFELKETPIPTTLARQVSERGKNPATIQSWCYESSRLRKIRYTYIDAGESAQIFNSVIYPRVSFDLPLLGIDLLSFNNRKFLVVVDFQPLFRDIDYQQRYIEPMRPIYDRYRDLAQDLGMKFYDANQYFSKYLIFAKTDYETVEQRVFPAYQDYLNLYWEMLDAAVPFTDPRDIERIDQAHHDYDQYSADRDPAHGLFSSYFGHEWAERFLYEFLFDRAKPVSAGVKHP; from the coding sequence ATGTACAAGCCTTTTCAGAAGTATTTAGAAGATAGTTTGTTCGGTCGGTTTGAGCTTAAAGAAACGCCTATTCCGACAACCCTAGCTCGGCAAGTTTCCGAGCGAGGTAAGAATCCAGCAACCATTCAAAGCTGGTGTTACGAGAGTTCTCGGCTCCGTAAGATTCGTTATACTTATATTGATGCGGGCGAGTCCGCACAGATTTTTAATAGCGTCATTTACCCAAGGGTTTCTTTCGATTTGCCGCTGTTGGGAATCGACTTACTCTCTTTCAATAACCGCAAGTTTCTAGTTGTTGTTGACTTTCAACCCCTCTTTCGTGACATAGACTACCAGCAGCGTTATATCGAGCCCATGCGACCGATCTACGATCGCTATCGAGATCTGGCTCAAGATCTGGGCATGAAATTTTATGATGCCAACCAGTATTTTTCAAAGTATCTTATCTTTGCAAAAACCGATTACGAGACAGTCGAGCAGCGAGTTTTTCCCGCATACCAGGACTATTTGAATCTGTATTGGGAAATGCTCGATGCTGCAGTTCCTTTTACCGATCCAAGGGATATCGAGCGGATCGACCAAGCCCATCACGACTACGATCAGTACAGTGCCGATCGCGACCCAGCCCACGGGCTATTCAGCAGCTACTTCGGTCACGAATGGGCAGAGCGCTTCCTCTACGAGTTTCTGTTCGATCGCGCTAAGCCAGTATCAGCTGGAGTCAAGCACCCATGA
- a CDS encoding phycoerythrobilin:ferredoxin oxidoreductase produces the protein MTLYQPFLEYAIDELNRSLDLGPYPIPAGFEHKSAMTGSAKKAQEVVTTSYAYRAPKLRQIRAAHVRGGKQLQVLNFVIFPELHYDLPFFGADLVTLPGGHLIALDMQPLFRDDPAYKERYTSPIWELFQKHQVNLPWGGDFPEEAQPFFSDAFLWTRPKEDDVVKTHVFAAFKDYLQAYLKFVKAAKPVLEDCLSEVREAQLRYLRYRAAKDPARGMFQRFYGPEWTEEYIHGFLFDLERKLAVQTP, from the coding sequence ATGACTCTATATCAACCTTTCTTAGAGTACGCGATCGACGAACTCAACCGTTCCCTCGATTTGGGGCCTTACCCGATTCCGGCAGGCTTCGAACATAAGAGTGCGATGACGGGGAGTGCAAAAAAAGCTCAGGAAGTTGTAACGACTAGTTATGCCTACCGGGCTCCGAAGCTTCGTCAGATTCGGGCCGCTCACGTTCGAGGTGGGAAGCAGCTTCAGGTTTTGAATTTCGTTATTTTCCCGGAGTTGCATTACGACCTCCCCTTCTTTGGTGCAGATCTCGTAACCTTACCAGGCGGGCACCTGATTGCTTTGGATATGCAGCCGCTGTTTCGCGACGATCCAGCTTATAAAGAGCGCTACACATCTCCGATCTGGGAACTATTTCAGAAACATCAAGTCAATTTGCCTTGGGGTGGGGACTTCCCGGAAGAAGCTCAACCCTTTTTCTCGGATGCGTTTTTATGGACGCGTCCCAAGGAGGATGACGTTGTCAAAACTCATGTTTTTGCTGCGTTTAAAGATTACCTTCAGGCATACTTGAAGTTCGTGAAGGCTGCCAAACCCGTGCTCGAGGATTGCTTGTCTGAGGTCCGGGAAGCCCAATTGCGTTACTTGCGTTATCGAGCCGCCAAGGACCCCGCGCGCGGAATGTTTCAGCGCTTTTATGGACCTGAATGGACCGAAGAGTACATTCATGGATTCCTTTTCGATCTCGAGCGCAAGCTTGCAGTTCAAACCCCGTGA
- a CDS encoding globin family protein, whose protein sequence is MSAVPPLSDRAKQLIPKARIVSFARWEGDLPPEAIARLQAADDAGRFLDDDDLEAIFDLSQGANWQNLERQSLLLAGRLRDTAAEIVAEAREQVLESFPGITEPGGGLHPKFRADACWRDFWHFLRCITYGTVGDRDDYLSQDGLHHMNLLYCELRVPLPAMIFGIQMLQQSATDRCSTEYEQSSLTRCARPLREALLAFKEGL, encoded by the coding sequence ATGAGTGCAGTACCACCCTTGAGCGATCGCGCTAAACAGCTCATTCCCAAGGCTCGCATTGTTAGCTTTGCCCGCTGGGAAGGAGACTTGCCTCCTGAGGCGATCGCGCGACTGCAAGCAGCAGATGATGCAGGTCGCTTTCTCGACGATGACGACCTGGAAGCCATTTTCGATCTGTCTCAAGGAGCGAACTGGCAAAACCTCGAGCGCCAGTCGCTCCTGCTAGCAGGCCGCTTGCGAGATACTGCTGCCGAGATCGTTGCCGAAGCACGGGAGCAGGTGCTTGAGTCTTTCCCCGGCATTACCGAGCCCGGTGGTGGTCTTCACCCTAAATTTCGTGCAGACGCCTGCTGGCGAGACTTCTGGCACTTCCTGCGATGCATAACTTACGGCACAGTTGGCGATCGCGATGATTACCTCAGCCAAGACGGACTGCACCATATGAACCTGTTGTACTGCGAGTTGCGCGTCCCACTGCCTGCGATGATCTTTGGGATACAAATGCTGCAGCAATCGGCAACCGACCGATGCTCGACCGAGTACGAGCAGTCGAGCTTGACGCGCTGTGCTCGCCCCCTCCGTGAAGCACTTCTGGCCTTCAAAGAAGGTCTATAG
- a CDS encoding globin family protein, producing MLDAFSRAVVSSDTKTSPIGGGELASLKQFVAEGNKRLDAVNAIVSNASCIVSDAVSGMICENTGLVQAGGNCYPTRRMAACLRDGEIVLRYVAYALLAGDASVLDDRCLNGLKETYIALGVPTQSTVRAVQIMKASSTAHITNGNSEGRGGSRFRKMETAQGDCSALAGEAAGYFDRVVAALS from the coding sequence ATGCTTGATGCATTCTCTCGCGCGGTTGTTTCCTCCGACACCAAAACGTCCCCCATCGGCGGTGGAGAGCTGGCTTCCCTGAAGCAGTTCGTGGCTGAAGGCAACAAGCGCCTGGATGCTGTTAATGCCATCGTTAGCAATGCAAGCTGCATTGTTTCCGATGCTGTATCCGGCATGATCTGCGAGAACACCGGGCTCGTCCAAGCAGGTGGTAACTGCTACCCCACCCGTCGCATGGCAGCTTGCCTGCGCGATGGCGAGATTGTCCTGCGCTACGTTGCTTACGCGCTCCTCGCTGGCGATGCTTCCGTGCTCGACGATCGCTGCCTGAACGGCCTTAAGGAAACCTACATTGCTTTGGGCGTTCCCACGCAGTCCACCGTCCGTGCCGTTCAAATCATGAAGGCATCTTCCACCGCTCACATCACCAATGGCAACTCCGAAGGTCGTGGTGGTAGCCGCTTCCGCAAAATGGAAACCGCTCAAGGTGACTGCTCGGCTCTGGCGGGAGAAGCAGCTGGCTACTTCGATCGCGTGGTTGCTGCACTCAGCTAA
- a CDS encoding globin family protein translates to MKSVVTTIVTSADAAGRFPSSSDLESVQGSLQRAAARLEAAEKLANGLDAVAQEGYDACIKKYPYLNNPGEANSSDTFKAKCLRDVKHYLRLINYCLVVGGTGPLDEWGIAGAREVYRTLNLPTAPYVEAMRHTRDRACSPRDMSPQALTEFRALLDYVINSLS, encoded by the coding sequence ATGAAATCGGTTGTCACCACAATTGTCACGTCTGCTGACGCAGCAGGCCGTTTCCCCAGCTCCTCCGATCTGGAGTCCGTCCAAGGTAGCCTTCAGCGTGCTGCTGCACGTCTGGAAGCAGCTGAGAAGCTGGCTAACGGCCTCGATGCCGTTGCCCAAGAAGGCTACGATGCTTGCATCAAGAAGTATCCGTACCTGAACAACCCGGGTGAAGCTAATTCCTCGGACACCTTCAAGGCGAAGTGCCTGCGCGATGTCAAGCACTACCTGCGCTTGATCAACTATTGCTTGGTTGTCGGCGGCACGGGCCCGCTCGACGAGTGGGGTATTGCCGGCGCTCGTGAAGTGTACCGCACGCTGAACCTGCCGACCGCTCCCTACGTTGAAGCCATGCGCCACACCCGCGATCGCGCTTGCTCGCCTCGCGACATGTCGCCTCAGGCACTGACCGAGTTCCGCGCGCTGCTCGACTACGTTATCAACTCTCTTTCGTAG
- a CDS encoding HEAT repeat domain-containing protein yields the protein MDKRFSNLFGLTEEEAIALLETPQEQVGEEDSRYIAAAHLVNFPTERAIDALIKTVKSTDTTLDNRIVRRKAIESLGRLRAVRALPAIRACLGENDVYTVENAVWAIGEIGTEDADILEEIACLLEKPGQLHRAIVHVLAKLNYNPALNRIRQFVDADDEPTASAAISAVCRFTGDFSTIGGVVAFLQHPNVNARRLSIQDLIDAGYYAAIPDIARCPVSVVFRLRGIRFLAEAGILQADLTFHDVQPALDLAIRDRPDELTLVHEYDFPPSVEFAIGELYQTDFGRCYLAGKTLLEAHADVAGEALLATYTNGASNDYGAHYHVIKLLGWLRYTPGYELALASLHNPMPQFRKSRAAAAIALGEFGDRRAIPELKRCLDTNIWDLKYAVLMSLDRLGETQACIAAIDDEDWLVREKARAITRSQPRLD from the coding sequence ATGGACAAACGCTTTTCCAATCTCTTCGGACTGACTGAAGAAGAAGCCATTGCGTTGCTGGAAACGCCTCAGGAGCAAGTCGGTGAAGAGGATTCACGCTACATTGCCGCCGCTCACTTAGTCAATTTCCCAACAGAGCGTGCGATTGATGCGCTGATTAAAACTGTCAAGAGTACTGACACTACATTAGATAATCGCATCGTGCGTCGCAAAGCGATTGAGTCGCTGGGGCGGTTGCGTGCCGTACGAGCATTACCTGCTATCCGCGCGTGCTTGGGCGAGAATGATGTCTATACAGTTGAAAATGCTGTATGGGCGATTGGAGAAATCGGCACTGAAGATGCTGATATTCTCGAAGAGATCGCGTGCCTGCTCGAAAAACCCGGCCAGCTGCACCGGGCGATCGTCCACGTGCTAGCTAAGTTGAATTACAACCCAGCACTCAATCGCATCCGCCAATTCGTCGATGCTGATGACGAACCAACTGCCAGCGCCGCTATTTCGGCAGTTTGCCGCTTCACGGGCGATTTTTCCACGATTGGGGGTGTCGTAGCCTTCCTGCAACACCCCAATGTAAATGCCCGCCGGCTATCAATTCAAGATTTGATTGATGCAGGATATTACGCTGCTATCCCAGATATTGCCCGTTGCCCGGTTTCAGTCGTTTTCCGTTTGAGGGGAATTCGGTTTTTGGCAGAAGCTGGAATCTTGCAGGCAGACCTAACCTTCCACGATGTCCAACCCGCGCTCGATCTCGCAATTCGCGATCGGCCGGATGAGCTGACTTTGGTTCACGAGTACGACTTCCCGCCGAGTGTAGAGTTTGCGATCGGCGAACTCTATCAAACTGATTTCGGACGGTGTTATCTAGCTGGAAAGACCCTACTCGAAGCTCATGCCGATGTAGCTGGGGAGGCACTACTAGCTACATACACTAATGGTGCGAGTAACGACTACGGCGCTCACTATCACGTCATCAAACTCCTCGGCTGGCTGCGATATACCCCTGGCTACGAGCTAGCCCTCGCGTCGCTACATAACCCCATGCCACAGTTTCGAAAATCCCGGGCGGCAGCTGCTATTGCTTTAGGTGAGTTCGGCGATCGGCGTGCTATTCCTGAGCTGAAACGCTGCCTGGACACTAACATTTGGGACTTGAAATATGCAGTTCTGATGTCTCTAGATCGCTTAGGTGAGACACAGGCCTGCATCGCTGCAATTGATGATGAAGACTGGCTGGTTCGCGAGAAAGCCAGGGCGATAACGCGATCGCAGCCGCGGCTCGATTGA